In Streptomyces nodosus, one DNA window encodes the following:
- a CDS encoding SCO2195 family GlnR-regulated protein, whose amino-acid sequence MQAAPVRATAIPSFAGALRAIESLILSGGQQTARRNAWNSVLEDRRRAKDRVEAQRVLESAASGS is encoded by the coding sequence CTGCAGGCCGCTCCCGTGCGCGCCACCGCCATTCCGTCGTTCGCCGGTGCACTCCGTGCCATCGAGTCCCTGATCCTGAGCGGCGGTCAGCAGACCGCCCGCCGCAACGCCTGGAACTCCGTTCTGGAGGACCGCCGCCGTGCCAAGGACCGCGTCGAGGCGCAGCGTGTCCTGGAGAGCGCGGCATCGGGCTCCTGA
- a CDS encoding NAD(P)/FAD-dependent oxidoreductase — translation MLEPVYQADVVIVGAGIAGLAAAHRLTSAGVTAAVLEAAPCVGGRMATEKVDGFRLDRIGRLLSTSQPELRPGTGLDPLVLRPFAPGVLVHSEGRRHRVAPPPAGGGAGGARGALKAVRALANAPRLNSAPRAGIGSAVARTVRARAAGSRAAASRPTAPFGGAMDQARTGAMLARIAATPVERLLARPESSAGRALADRGLPARTVDGFLRPLLSALLYDPELTTSSRCADLALRAFASGRLGMPEGGADALPELLARALPPGTVHTGVRATSVSTTSVTTADHGEFRCRAVLVATDAHAAAELLPGLRVPDFHPVTVVHHTMTDPPQTGASLLLDADRGGPVAHTAVVSLVDPSRAPAGRALVSSTVLGTPPEDVDGAVRAQLARMYGMPTTRWETLAVHHTAHAVPAMRPPHDPRRPVRLLAGLYVCGDHRDTSTVQGALHSGHRAAAALLADLGAGPMHLAEPLPTAA, via the coding sequence GTGCTAGAGCCCGTGTATCAGGCGGATGTCGTCATCGTGGGAGCCGGGATCGCCGGCCTCGCGGCGGCCCACCGGTTGACCAGCGCTGGAGTGACGGCGGCGGTCCTGGAGGCCGCTCCGTGTGTCGGAGGCCGTATGGCGACCGAGAAGGTCGACGGGTTCCGGCTCGACCGGATCGGCCGTCTGCTCTCCACCTCGCAGCCCGAACTGCGCCCGGGTACGGGGCTCGACCCCCTCGTTCTGCGCCCCTTCGCACCCGGGGTCCTGGTGCACAGCGAGGGACGCCGTCATCGGGTGGCCCCGCCCCCGGCGGGAGGAGGCGCAGGGGGCGCACGCGGCGCGCTCAAAGCCGTACGCGCCCTCGCCAACGCGCCCCGCCTGAATTCCGCGCCCCGTGCGGGAATCGGCTCGGCCGTGGCACGCACCGTCCGTGCGAGGGCGGCGGGTTCACGCGCGGCGGCCTCGCGCCCCACGGCCCCGTTCGGCGGTGCGATGGACCAGGCCCGGACGGGTGCGATGCTCGCGCGTATCGCCGCCACGCCCGTGGAACGGCTGCTGGCCCGGCCCGAGTCATCCGCGGGGCGTGCGCTGGCGGATCGCGGGTTACCCGCCCGTACCGTGGACGGCTTTCTGCGTCCGCTGCTCTCCGCCCTGCTGTACGACCCGGAGCTGACCACCTCCAGCCGCTGCGCCGACCTCGCGCTGCGCGCCTTCGCGAGCGGCCGGCTGGGGATGCCCGAGGGCGGGGCGGACGCCCTGCCGGAGCTGCTGGCACGGGCGCTGCCTCCGGGCACCGTGCACACCGGGGTCCGCGCCACCTCGGTCTCCACGACCTCGGTGACCACCGCCGACCACGGGGAGTTCCGCTGCCGTGCCGTCCTGGTGGCCACCGATGCGCACGCCGCCGCGGAGCTGCTGCCCGGGCTGCGCGTCCCGGACTTCCACCCGGTCACCGTCGTCCACCACACCATGACCGACCCTCCGCAGACCGGCGCCTCGCTGCTGCTGGACGCCGACCGCGGCGGGCCGGTGGCACACACGGCGGTGGTCAGCCTGGTGGACCCGTCCCGGGCGCCGGCCGGCCGGGCCCTGGTCTCCTCCACGGTGCTCGGGACGCCCCCCGAGGACGTCGACGGTGCCGTGCGGGCCCAGCTGGCCCGGATGTACGGCATGCCGACGACGCGCTGGGAGACGCTCGCCGTGCACCACACGGCGCACGCCGTCCCGGCGATGCGTCCGCCGCACGATCCGCGCCGGCCGGTGCGGCTGCTGGCCGGGTTGTATGTGTGCGGCGACCACCGGGACACCAGCACGGTCCAGGGCGCGCTGCACTCCGGGCACCGGGCCGCGGCCGCCCTCCTGGCGGACCTGGGCGCGGGCCCGATGCACCTGGCGGAGCCGCTCCCCACGGCGGCCTGA
- the lipB gene encoding lipoyl(octanoyl) transferase LipB, which yields MSELRFVRMGFGAEAVEYQQAWDEQRRVHAARFADEIPDTCLLLEHPPVYTAGRRTADEERPLDGTPVIDVDRGGKITWHGPGQLVGYPIQKLPRPVDVVAHVRRLEDALIRVCAEFGLETTRVEGRSGVWVLGDPVAQRPSLGGLSLDFDPRLNDEEFDPRLNGPEYAPSNAGQRGEDRKIAAIGIRVAKGVTMHGFALNVNPDNAWFDKIIPCGIRDAGVTSLANELGREVTIAEVLPVAERHLKDVLENAELKPRVVDRATA from the coding sequence GTGAGTGAGCTGCGGTTCGTCCGGATGGGGTTCGGGGCGGAGGCCGTCGAGTACCAGCAGGCATGGGACGAACAGCGCCGGGTGCACGCCGCCCGCTTCGCGGACGAGATCCCGGACACCTGTCTGCTGCTGGAGCACCCCCCGGTCTACACGGCCGGACGGCGCACCGCGGACGAGGAGCGGCCCCTGGACGGCACGCCGGTGATCGACGTGGACCGCGGCGGCAAGATCACCTGGCACGGCCCGGGCCAGCTGGTGGGCTATCCCATCCAGAAGCTCCCCCGCCCCGTCGATGTCGTCGCCCATGTGCGCCGGCTCGAGGACGCCCTGATCCGCGTCTGCGCCGAGTTCGGCCTGGAGACCACCCGGGTCGAGGGCCGCAGCGGTGTGTGGGTGCTCGGGGACCCGGTGGCACAGCGCCCCTCGCTCGGCGGCCTCTCCCTGGACTTCGACCCCCGGCTGAACGACGAGGAGTTCGACCCCCGGCTGAACGGCCCCGAGTACGCGCCCTCCAACGCGGGCCAGCGCGGCGAGGACCGCAAGATCGCGGCGATCGGCATCCGCGTCGCCAAGGGCGTCACGATGCACGGCTTCGCGCTCAATGTGAACCCGGACAACGCCTGGTTCGACAAGATCATCCCGTGCGGTATCCGGGACGCGGGCGTCACCTCCCTGGCGAACGAGCTGGGCCGCGAGGTCACGATCGCGGAGGTGCTGCCGGTGGCGGAACGGCATCTGAAGGACGTACTGGAGAACGCGGAGCTGAAGCCGCGCGTCGTCGACAGGGCGACCGCCTGA
- the lipA gene encoding lipoyl synthase, which yields MSAVAPDGRKMLRLEVRNSQTPIERKPEWIKTRAKMGPEYTKMQNLVKSEGLHTVCQEAGCPNIYECWEDREATFLIGGDQCTRRCDFCQIDTGKPEALDRDEPRRVGESVVTMDLNYATITGVARDDLEDGGAWLYAETVRQIHRQTAGREGGHTKVELLAPDFNAIPEQLEEVFSSRPEVFAHNVETVPRIFKRIRPGFRYERSLKVITAARDYGLVTKSNLILGMGETREEVVEALRQLHEAGCELVTITQYLRPSVRHHPVERWVKPQEFVELKEEAEQIGFSGVMSGPLVRSSYRAGRLYRMAMDQRHAGAAQQEAAPVASQAV from the coding sequence GTGTCCGCAGTCGCACCCGACGGACGCAAGATGCTGCGCCTGGAGGTCCGCAACAGCCAGACCCCCATCGAGCGCAAGCCCGAGTGGATCAAGACCCGGGCGAAAATGGGTCCCGAGTACACCAAGATGCAGAACCTCGTGAAGAGCGAGGGACTGCACACGGTCTGCCAGGAGGCCGGCTGCCCGAACATCTATGAGTGCTGGGAGGACCGCGAGGCCACCTTCCTCATCGGCGGCGACCAGTGCACCCGGCGCTGCGACTTCTGCCAGATCGACACCGGCAAGCCCGAGGCGCTCGACCGCGACGAGCCCCGCCGGGTGGGCGAGTCGGTGGTCACCATGGACCTGAACTACGCCACCATCACCGGTGTCGCCCGCGACGACCTCGAGGACGGCGGCGCCTGGCTCTACGCCGAGACCGTGCGCCAGATCCACCGGCAGACCGCCGGCCGCGAGGGCGGACACACCAAGGTCGAGCTCCTCGCCCCCGACTTCAACGCGATCCCCGAGCAGTTGGAGGAGGTCTTCTCCTCCCGGCCCGAGGTCTTCGCGCACAACGTCGAGACGGTCCCGCGGATCTTCAAGCGGATCCGCCCCGGCTTCCGCTACGAGCGCTCTCTGAAGGTCATCACCGCCGCCCGCGACTACGGCCTGGTCACCAAGTCGAACCTGATCCTCGGCATGGGCGAGACCCGCGAGGAGGTCGTCGAGGCGCTGCGCCAGCTGCACGAGGCCGGCTGCGAGCTGGTCACCATCACCCAGTACCTGCGCCCGAGCGTCCGCCACCACCCGGTGGAGCGCTGGGTGAAGCCGCAGGAGTTCGTGGAGCTGAAGGAGGAGGCCGAGCAGATCGGCTTCTCCGGTGTCATGTCCGGCCCGCTGGTGCGCTCCTCGTACCGCGCGGGCCGTCTGTACCGGATGGCGATGGACCAGCGCCACGCGGGCGCCGCGCAGCAGGAGGCCGCGCCCGTCGCCTCGCAGGCCGTCTGA
- a CDS encoding GNAT family N-acetyltransferase, producing MPAPYIRQATLEDEEPLGRLDRDTWSPLHAVQPRPEPPYRPFFRERSGPSDHLVAELDGAVVGYLRLAFPTPLECNSHVLQIQGLAVADAARGAGVGRALLRAAQEESRRRGARRLTLRVLGHNAPARGLYEAEGFVVEGILPGEFLIEGEYVDDVLMGRSL from the coding sequence ATGCCCGCTCCGTACATACGCCAGGCCACCCTCGAGGACGAGGAGCCGCTCGGCCGGCTCGACCGGGACACCTGGTCCCCGCTGCACGCGGTCCAGCCGCGCCCCGAGCCGCCGTACCGGCCGTTCTTCAGGGAGCGGTCCGGGCCGTCGGACCATCTGGTGGCCGAGCTCGACGGAGCCGTCGTCGGCTACCTCCGGCTGGCGTTCCCGACACCGCTGGAGTGCAACTCCCATGTCCTGCAGATCCAGGGGCTGGCCGTCGCCGACGCGGCACGCGGCGCGGGGGTCGGCCGGGCGCTGCTGAGGGCCGCACAGGAGGAGTCCCGGCGGCGTGGAGCACGGCGCCTCACCCTGCGGGTCCTCGGCCACAACGCCCCGGCCCGGGGGCTGTACGAGGCCGAGGGCTTCGTGGTGGAGGGGATCCTGCCCGGGGAGTTCCTGATCGAGGGCGAGTACGTCGACGACGTCCTGATGGGCCGCTCCCTGTAG
- a CDS encoding TIGR01777 family oxidoreductase, with translation MERLRIAVAGASGLIGSALVRSLAADGHQVVRLVRRAARGASEVCWDPERQYVDTAGLAGCDAVVNLAGAGVGDHRWTDAYKKKLRDSRVLGTAALAEAVAALPEPPRVFVSGSAIGYYGETGDRAVDEQAPPGDGFLSSLCVEWEEAAAAAQEADVRTVFVRTGLVVARGGGAWGRLFPLFKAGLGGRMGDGRQYWSFISLHDEVAAIRHLIDAEHLSGPFNLTAPRPLTNREITAAMGRVLHRPTPFPAPAGALRLMLGEMAGDVLGSARVLPTRLLESGFRFAFPGIEDSLRAALRA, from the coding sequence ATGGAACGTCTCCGCATCGCCGTGGCCGGTGCGTCCGGTCTGATCGGCAGTGCCCTGGTGCGGTCGCTGGCCGCGGACGGGCATCAGGTCGTGCGTCTGGTACGCCGTGCGGCCCGTGGCGCGTCCGAGGTCTGCTGGGACCCGGAACGGCAGTATGTCGACACGGCCGGGCTGGCCGGGTGTGACGCCGTGGTGAACCTGGCCGGGGCCGGCGTCGGCGACCACCGCTGGACGGACGCGTACAAGAAGAAACTGCGCGACAGCCGGGTGCTGGGCACGGCGGCGCTCGCCGAGGCGGTCGCCGCCCTGCCCGAGCCGCCGCGTGTCTTCGTCAGCGGCAGCGCGATCGGCTACTACGGCGAGACCGGGGACCGGGCGGTGGACGAGCAGGCCCCTCCCGGGGACGGCTTTCTGTCCTCGCTGTGCGTGGAGTGGGAGGAGGCCGCCGCCGCGGCACAGGAGGCGGACGTACGGACGGTGTTCGTCCGCACGGGTCTGGTGGTGGCCCGCGGCGGCGGGGCCTGGGGGCGGCTGTTCCCGCTGTTCAAGGCGGGGCTCGGCGGCCGGATGGGGGACGGCCGCCAGTACTGGTCGTTCATCTCGCTGCATGACGAGGTGGCGGCGATCCGTCATCTCATCGACGCCGAACACCTTTCCGGACCGTTCAACCTGACCGCCCCTCGTCCCCTGACCAACCGTGAGATCACGGCGGCGATGGGCCGCGTGCTGCACCGGCCCACGCCCTTCCCGGCGCCCGCCGGGGCGCTGCGCCTGATGCTCGGCGAGATGGCCGGGGATGTGCTCGGCAGCGCCCGGGTGCTGCCGACGCGACTGCTGGAGTCCGGATTCCGGTTCGCCTTCCCGGGCATCGAGGACTCCCTGCGGGCGGCGCTGCGCGCCTAG
- a CDS encoding MarP family serine protease: protein MALLDILIVLVILAYAASGYRRGLVAGCVSLAGFVGGAAVGVWILPWVMDLVGVTRGTTAATVTAVFTVLVPAAVGHELAGRLALKLRRELDHGPLRVADGVGGAAANVVAVLIVAWVAASVLGASSSSLVTGAIRDSRLLAGVQNAMPDTTPAWFSRATSTLTEAGFPQVFNPFENEPAVEVAKPSGDSVTASATNAAKLSTVKVEGASGTEGREGSGFVYAAQHVMTNAHVVAGIDHPTVRVGGVGPAYAARVVLFDPDRDVAVLYVPSLHAPVLRFDDGAKRGDAAVVAGYPQDGGLTLRAATVAGRIQARGQNIYNTDIVTREIYSVRSTVLPGNSGGPLLTTDGRVYGVVFARSTSDQETGYVLTADEVAPDATRAARATVAVDTGALITS from the coding sequence ATGGCCCTGCTCGACATCCTGATCGTGCTGGTGATCCTGGCCTATGCGGCGTCCGGCTACCGGCGGGGGCTGGTGGCCGGGTGCGTCTCGCTGGCCGGTTTCGTGGGCGGTGCCGCCGTCGGCGTGTGGATCCTGCCCTGGGTGATGGATCTGGTGGGTGTGACCCGGGGGACGACCGCGGCGACGGTGACCGCGGTGTTCACGGTGCTGGTCCCGGCGGCGGTGGGGCACGAGCTGGCGGGACGCCTCGCGCTGAAGCTGCGGCGCGAGCTGGACCACGGGCCGCTGCGGGTGGCCGACGGGGTCGGCGGGGCGGCGGCCAACGTGGTGGCCGTGCTGATCGTGGCCTGGGTGGCCGCGAGCGTCCTCGGCGCCTCCTCCTCGTCGCTGGTCACCGGGGCGATCCGGGACTCACGCCTGCTGGCCGGCGTGCAGAACGCGATGCCGGACACCACTCCGGCCTGGTTCTCGCGCGCCACCTCCACGCTCACCGAGGCGGGCTTCCCCCAGGTCTTCAACCCGTTCGAGAACGAGCCGGCGGTGGAGGTCGCCAAGCCGTCCGGGGACAGCGTCACGGCGAGCGCCACCAACGCCGCGAAGCTCAGCACGGTGAAGGTCGAGGGCGCCTCGGGCACCGAGGGCCGGGAGGGCAGCGGCTTCGTGTACGCGGCGCAGCATGTGATGACCAACGCCCATGTCGTGGCGGGCATCGACCACCCGACCGTCCGGGTCGGCGGCGTGGGCCCCGCGTACGCGGCACGGGTGGTGCTCTTCGATCCGGACCGGGATGTGGCCGTGCTCTATGTGCCCTCTCTGCACGCGCCCGTGCTGCGCTTCGACGACGGCGCCAAGCGCGGGGACGCGGCCGTGGTCGCGGGCTATCCCCAGGACGGCGGGCTGACGCTGCGGGCGGCCACGGTCGCGGGGCGTATCCAGGCCAGGGGCCAGAACATCTACAACACCGACATCGTCACCCGGGAGATCTACTCGGTCCGCTCGACCGTCCTGCCCGGCAACTCCGGCGGCCCGCTGCTCACCACCGACGGCCGGGTCTACGGCGTGGTCTTCGCCCGCTCCACCTCGGACCAGGAGACGGGGTACGTCCTGACGGCCGACGAGGTCGCGCCCGACGCCACCCGCGCGGCCCGGGCCACGGTGGCGGTGGACACCGGCGCCCTGATCACCTCCTGA